The following are encoded in a window of Panthera leo isolate Ple1 chromosome B2, P.leo_Ple1_pat1.1, whole genome shotgun sequence genomic DNA:
- the PLN gene encoding cardiac phospholamban produces the protein MEKVQYLTRSAIRRASTIEMPQQARQNLQNLFINFCLILICLLLICIIVMLL, from the coding sequence ATGGAGAAAGTCCAATACCTCACTCGCTCTGCTATAAGAAGAGCTTCAACCATTGAAATGCCTCAACAAGCACGTCAAAATCTCCAGAACCTATTTATAAATTTCTGTCTCATTTTAATATGTCTCTTGTTGATCTGCATCATTGTGATGCTTCTCTGA